acctgaggacacacagtcccggacacacagtcctcaccgtattctccttgagctaaggtcacacagacctcgcccaatgactcgtggtaagtctttaggtgacttccaaaccttcacagactcggtcactcggcgatccacaattgcctcttggatgctctagaccatgacgcctaaccgtctggaagaagcacagtcttcaaaggtaacaagcgtcagatccacgcaggatcaatctcttcagtgatgctcaatcactttgggtttgtaggtgtttgggtttgggttttcctcacttgatgattttcgctcaaagtcctcggaggatgggatgctctcaaatgacaagtgtcagtttctctcggagcagccaaccagctagtggttgtagggggcggctatttatagcctagggagcagcccgacatgataagacataaatgcccttcaatgatatgaccgttaggtgtgTAGATATTTTCGGACAGCTGGCGcttagcacagcaacggtcggaaatttgagtatcaaattcctcagggctatcatgttcctcactgtgtaggcaatccgcactggcgaattcctaactccttagtcagaacaaattcctcagagaccagaagaacttcgtctttgtcactgaagaaattgactgaactgtatgagatttccaatggcttcactcgaagggattggtaggtataggattttgagttgagcatcacatggaaatttttcctagtatttcctcgacccccttttacagtacggtgtttcctatgactcaagaaagagaaaatgaaactacgaaaacaaaagtcttcacgcttcatgttcctcaaatgaataccaagtcttcaaggtcacaccaatttcttcactttcaaagtcttcagaaagtcttcagaaatccaaagtcttcagtcgaagaacttcatttttaggggtcgactttctctgtaaatatcaaactcctcatagacttatagacctgtgtacaactcataaacacattagtcccttaacctataagtcttcaatacaccaaaatcactaaggggcactagatgcacttacaacatcattctcctaatgatgtgatcccgttcaccAAATGAAAACAcgtgtctatggttaggaaacataaccatctttgataaacgagctagtcaagtagaggcatactagggacactttgttttgtctatgtattcacacatgtactaagtttccggttaatacaattctagcatgaataataaacatttattatgaaataaggaaataaataataactttattattgcctctagggcatatttccttcaggatgAGCTATGGTAATCAACTCTTGCACTGCAATATAAGGCTATCTGCTGTAAACCTAAACTAAAGTTAACCTAAGCTAAACCAAACCTaaagtaaacctaaactaaacttaaaatgcagaaacaaaaacagaaaaaaatacAAGAGGTCTCACCGGAGGGGCGGGGCGGCCGCAGTGGTGGAGGAGAGGGGTGCCGGGGCggccgggtggaggagggggcccCGGAGCGGCTGGGCGGCCGCAGTGGTGGaggagaggggcgccggggcagccagggtggaggagggggcgccgcgGCAACTGGgtggcgtggggcggcggcgggccggggcggcgcggcgcggcgacggggatGGCGCGGGGCGGGAGAGGGTGTCGTCGGGGCTGCGGGGTGGGGCGGGGCGGCGTCGGCTCGGGggcggggtggcgcggggcggcggccgcTCGGGGGCGGGGTgacgcggggcggcggcggcatgggggcagggtggcgcggggcggcggcggctcgagggCGGTGTAccggtggcgcggggcggcggcggctcgggctcggGCGGAGAGAGAGGGGGTACAGAGAGATGGGCCGCGGGCGGGCGTCGTTGAATTTTAGTTAGGGCACGGTTCTTTggcgtcagctagcggacggcaaagaacctaGCTAACAGACGTTAGTTAGGTCGTTGTATTTTAGTTAGGGCAcggttctttgccgtcagctagccgacggcaaagagTGGACTGACGGTAAACATGGTCTTTGCTGTCAgctctttctttgccgtcagctactTTCAAGCTGAGGCAAAGACCTTTTTTGCCGTCAGTTAGCAGATGGCAAAGATTTGACTGACGacaaagatcctgattccagtattgtaatgatctaaacgcttttacatttcattacagagggagtactattttggAGGAAGTGACTCCAGTGATCACTCCTATGATGATTTGACTGTTTCCCAATGATAAAAAGAAATAGTTAATTTCCTTGCTGTTTGCACAGCAAGCAAGAACGCACGCGCCAAACAAGGGTACGGCAAAACCAACGTTCTTCAAGACCTAGTACTACTACTCCGTAGTATATAAACACATGTTCAAAGTGGAGGAGAGGCCATATACAGTCTTTGCAAATTGCTTCCGGAGCTTCGATATTTGCAAGTTGCTGATAAAAGTTAAGCTTTCCGAAAAGATGGCGCCACCGAGTCACCGCAAGACGTCGTGGCCGGAGGTGGTGGGCATGCCGGCCACGCCAGCGGTGATGAAGATCATGACGGACAGGCCCGACCTCTCCGTGGAGGTGCTCCCGCCGGGAACCAATCTGCTCCCCGGAGCCAACCCTGGGCGTGTTCGCGTCTTCATCGACGCTCTCGGAGCCGTCACCAAGACCCCTGTCATCGGCTAGCTAGCCACGTATGATTATCTGCTTGCATGCATGGAAGTGTGTAACTCACGTTTAATCATTTGCTCGATTACACCGTTTGATTCGAGTCAAGTATGTGATCTATCTTGGGGATAATTAATAAGAGCAGTCTGTAAGCAAGTTATCTGATTCTTTTCTACTTCGTTCACATTATTTTCTCTTTAAAAAAGTGACTTTGGTTTTCTAGACCTAAGGATCAAGACGGGCCTGActttaaattaatataaaattaTTGATCATGTACACGGTGTGAAATGCATAAAACCACCACAATTTTGTCATTGTTAGCAAAAAACATTGGCTTTTGATTCCCATCACAAAATGCACCGAACACAATGCTAAATGTTGACAAAATGCACTGAATGCCGCTTGACCTCGTATTTGACATGACGAAGGGCTGACATGGCAAAGGGATAGACAGTGCTGACTAACAGACATTAAAATCGATGTGAGGACAACACACCAACTGACAAGCTGCATCCGTGGACCAGCAGAACGGACCCTTCCTCTAATTCTCTTCACCCACTTTGAATTTCAGCTAGGTGGGGCCTCTTCGTCCCCCTTAATTCACATATTTGACCTCCTTCATCTGTCACACTGGAAGGTAGTGGAAGGAACATCGGTGCCCATGGAGTAGGCATGGCCGGACGGTGACCCTCGAGGGCGGTGCGGACCACACAGCATGATGACCAAAtccgcctgggggggggggtgccaTGGCCGCGCTCCGTATACTATGATTCATAGAGCTGCGTCGTCGGGGGAAGGGAAGGAGGTGCAGCGAGGAGTTCTAGGAGGCGCTTGATTGGGGTAGACCTAATACCGTGCCTCAGCGAGACTATTGGCTACGCAAAGGGCCAGGGTAGCAAGATCCAGTGCAGACGAGGGCCTGTTCGATGATTGGGTCCCCGTGACGGATGAGTCCAGGCAACTAATGGTTGCACGGGTGAGGGGCGTGAGGGAGCAGTGCCGACACTGAAGGAAGGAGGCACAAGGCAGTGTTGTGTTtgagcgggaggaggcggcgctggGTGGGCGATAAGGAGGTCCTCACGGCTCGGGTTAGGGGTGAGATGGCGCGGGACTGAGGTTGGGCGTGCTGGTGGGGTAGTGGACAAGTTGGATTCGTCGGAGGAAGGTGATGGTGAGGTGGGTTTGGGCGGTACCGTCGAAGAAGGTGGAGGAGGGTGCGGGGTTGAAGTATGTCTGTGGGTGGGTGATGCAGAGGTGGGTTGGTGGGTAGACCAGAGCTGCGATAGTTGTGGCCGGGCATGGGAAAGGACGTGATGGTGTGATGGTGAAGGCAGGGGCTTGGCGGGGGTCCCCAACAATAGCGCCCCGATCCAGCGATCATGTGGCTTGCTTGAGGAGGTGGCTAGGGAAGAGATAAGAAGGAAAGAGAGAGTGgatggtgaaggaaatatgccctagaggcaataataaagttgttattttatatttccttatatcatgctaaatgtttattattcatgctagaattgtatgaaccggaaacttgatacatgtgtggatacatagataaaacacagtgtccctagtaagcctctagtagactggcttgttaatcaaagatggttaagtttcctaatcatagacatgtgttgtcatttgatgaacggtatcacatcattaggagaatgatgtgatgggcaagacccatccgttagcttagcataatgaccgttaagttttattgctattgctttcttcatgacttatacatattcctttgactatgagattatgcaactcccggataccggaggaataccttgtgttctatcaaatGTCACGACCTAACTGGgtaattataaagatgctctacaggtatctccgaaggtatttgttgggttggcatagatcgagattaggatttgtcactctgagtattggagaggtatctctaggccctctcggtaatgcacatcatgataagccttgcaagcagtgtgattaatgagttagttgcgggatgatgcattacggaacgagtaaagagacttgccggcaacaagattgaactaggtatgaagataccgacgatcgaatctcgggcaagtaacataccgatgaccaagggagtaacgtatgttgtcattacgttttgaccgataaagaacttcgtagaatatgtaggaaccaatatgagcatccaggttccgttgttggttattgaccggagaggtgtctcgttcatgtctacatagttctcgaacccgtagggtccgcatgcttaacgttcgacgACGATATTTATTATATGAGTtgtgtgatttggtgaccgaatgttgtttggagtcccggataagatcacagacatgacgagcagtctctaaatggttgagaggtaaagattgatatattggacgatagtattcagacaccggaatggttccgaaatgtttcgggtatttatcggagtactgggaggttaccggaaccccccctccccccgggggaagtaatgggccacatgggccataggggagaggcaGGGCATCCCacaaggggggtggcgccccccctggggtgtccgaattggacaaggggagggggcgcggcccccctttccttctccctctccctctccttccccctttcccccttcgaaagaaggaaaggggggagaaTAGGACTAGGAGACCAAGTGGGtttcccccccacttggcgcgccccctaggccggcctcctcccctctcctcctttatatacgggggtaggggcaCCTCTAAGTacatcaattgtttcttagccgtgtgcggtgccccctccgccgtttactcctccggtcatatggTCGTAGTGCTTAcgcaaagccctgcgcggatcacttcaccatcaccgtcatcacgccgtcgtgctgacgaaactctccctcaacactttgctagatcaagagtttgagggacgtcatcgagctgaacgtgtgctgaacttggaggtgtcgtacgttcggtacttgatcggttggattgcgaagacattcgactacatcaaccgcgttaaactaacgcttccgctttcggtctacgagggtatgtggacacactctccccctctcgttgctatgcatctcctagatagatcttgcgtggtcgtagttctatgcgtagatgatatgcacgagtagaacacaaagagttgtgggcggttatggtcatactgcttaccaccaacgtcttattttgattcggcggtattgttggatgaagcggcccggaccaaccttacatgaccacgttcatgagaccagttataaaggtggctggcgggtgtgtgtttctccaactttagttgaatcaaatttgactgtggccggtccttgttcaaggttaaaacagcaaacttaataaatcaccgttgtagttttgatgcgtaggtaagaacggttcttgctagaagcccatagcagccacataaaacttacaaacaacaaagtagaggacgtctaacttgtttttgcagggcatgttgtgatgtgatgtggtcaagacatgatgtgatatacgttgatgtatgagatgctcatgttttgtagaagttatcggcaactggtaggagccttatggttgtcgctttattgtatgaaatgcaaacgccatgtaattgctttactttatcactatgcgttagcgatagttgtggaagcaatagttggcgagacgaccacgacgctacgatggagatcaaggtgtcaagctggtgatgatggagatcatgacggtgctttagacatggagatcaaaggcacaagatgatgatggccatatcatgtcacatattttgattacatgtgatgtttatcttttatgcatcttatttttcttagtacggcggtagcattataagatgatcccttactaaaattttaaggtataagtgttctccctgagtatgcaccgttgcgacagttcgtcgtgctgagacaccacatgatgatcgggtgtgataggctctacgttcacatacaatgggtgcaagacagttttgcacatgtggaatactcgggttaaacttgacgagcctagcatatacagatatggcctcgaaacactggagaccgaaaggtcgaacgtgaatcatatagtagatatgatcaatatagagatgttcaccattgaagactactccatctcatgtgatgatcagacatggtttagttgatttggatcacgtgatcatttagatgactcgagggatgtctatctaaatgggagttcttaagtaatatgattaattgaactttaatttatcatgaaattagtcctgatagtatttgcaaattatgttgtaagATAAATAGCTCGTGTTGTAGCTCCCCtatgtttttgatatgttcctagagaaaactaagttgaaagatgatagtagcaatgatgcggactgggtccatgatctgaggtttatcctcattactgcacagaacaattatgtccttgatgcaccgctaggtgacggacctattacgggagcagatgcagacgttatgaacgtttggcaagctcgaaatgatgactacttgatagtttactgcaccatgctttacatcttagaaccgggacttcaaaattgttttgaacgccacagagcatatgagatgttccaagagctgaaattggtatttcagactcatgcccgtgttaagaggtatgagacctctgacaagtactttgccgacaagatggaggagaatagctcagctagtgagcatgtgctcagaatgtctgggtactacaatcgcttgaatcaagtgggagttaatcttcgagataagatagtaattgacagagttctctagtcactatcaccaagttactagaacttcatgatgaactataatatgcaaggaatGACGAAagcgattcccaagctcttcgcgatgttgcaatcagcgaaggtagaaatcaagaaatagaatcaagtgttgatggttaacaagaccactagtttcaataaaaagggcaaagaaaaaaaaggaacttcaagaagaatggcaagcaagttaccactcccgtgaagaaacctaaagctagacctaagcctgaaactgagtgcttctattgcaaaaggaatggtcactggaagcgaaactacCTCAAATAcctggcggataagaaggatggcaaagtgagcaaaggtatatttgatatacatgttattgatgtgtactttactagtgttcatagtaaccccagggtatttgataccggttcagttgctaagattagtaactcgaaacatgaATTGCAAAATGACCAGagtatttgatatacatgttattaatgtgtactttactagtgttcatagtaaccccagggtatttgataccagttcagttgctaagattagtaacttgaaacaggaattgcaaaatgaatagagactagttaagggcgaggtggcGATGTGTGTTGAAAGTAATTCCAAGgatgataagatcaccatcgcacactccctctaccttcaagattagtgttggaccaaaataaatgttatttggtgtttgcgttgagcatgaatatgattggatcatgtttattgcgatacagttattcatttaagttagagaatattgttgttctgtttacatgaataaaaccttctatggtcatacacctaatgtaaatggtttattaaatctcgattgtactgatacacatattcataatattgatgccaaaagatgcaaagttgataatgatagtgcaacatatttgtggcactgtcgtttaggtcatattggtgtaaagcgcatgaagaaactccatgcggatggacttttggaatcacttgattatgaatcatttgatgcttgcgaaccatgcctcatgggcaagatgactaaaactccattctccaaaacaatggagcgagctactgacttattggaaataatacatactgacgtatgcggtccgatgactgttgaggcttgcggcgggtatcattattttctgaccttaaCAGATgttttgagcagatatgggtatatctacttaatgaaacatatgtctgaaacatttgaaaagtttaaagaat
The sequence above is a segment of the Aegilops tauschii subsp. strangulata cultivar AL8/78 chromosome 6, Aet v6.0, whole genome shotgun sequence genome. Coding sequences within it:
- the LOC141025805 gene encoding subtilisin inhibitor CLSI-I-like yields the protein MFKVEERPYTVFANCFRSFDICKLLIKVKLSEKMAPPSHRKTSWPEVVGMPATPAVMKIMTDRPDLSVEVLPPGTNLLPGANPGRVRVFIDALGAVTKTPVIG